GCCCAATGTCGTCCTGCTGCGTTGGCTTTCCCGTATGATCATTGTGCCAGCACGATGTTGCAGTCATCCGGTCGAACTACGGATAACAACAGGTCCGCCTGGCCCAATAGTAAATCAAGCACAGCTTTCCTGGGTATTTTCCACCAGCAAACTGCGTCCCCAGGTGGCCAGTTGACGAGCGACCGGCCCGACCTGCTGCACCTCATTTTCGGTCAATCCAGAGAACATCGGCAAGATCGGCCCCATATCGGCAATGCCGGCCAATGTCACGCCGTCGTGCAGGACCCGGATCGGGTTGATGCCATCGCGCAGCGCTTCAAACGCCATGTATGGCGCGCGCAAGGTGCGCGCGGTCGCCGTATCGTTCGCCTGCATTGCGCGCAACAGACCCATCGAACCGGCAGGCGCCAGGCACACCGAACCACTGGTAAAGGTTTTCAGGCCAAAATGCGCCATATGATCAATGGCCGGCGTCTCGCCAATGCCACTGACAATCAGCTCGGGACTGACGCAGGAAAGAATGGAACGCAGATACGGATCATCGGTAGGATCGCGCCGCACCACTGCATATTTGAAACTCACAATCCGCCCTTCTTCAACCAGGCTGGCCATGGTTTCGGCAGGCAGATAATTATCGGACTTGATGTAAACCACGATTTTGTCGCCGAACGCATCTGAAAAATAACGAATGCCGTCAGCCAGCCCCTGCTGCGTATAAGGAAACGTCATTGGCAAAAGCATTGCCGTGGGGAAGTCAAAGCCACGCAAAATCGCGGTCTGGTCGCGCATTTTCCCAAAATCGGGACCAACCGAAGGCAGCACCCACATATCGGATTGGGCCAGTTCGGCCAGTTGCGCCACCGTATCGGCGTAATCATTGACGCCCAGATGATAGAAATTGGCATTGCCGCCGTACATCACCGTACGCACACCACCTTCATAAAGATGAGATAACAAGGCCCGATTAGCAGATTTGTTCAGACGATATTCCGTGTCGCGCGCCAAAGGCGGTACTGCAATCACGGAGCGTTGGAGATCCTGGGATGAAACTGGCGATATTTTCATTTGCAATCCTGCTGTAGAGAAGTGACCCGTAAGTTGATTTGATATTTCATTTGACTTTATACCGATGTATAAATATAGTTGTCATACAAGTATAAATAACATCAGACATCTTATCTTAACAGAATAATATTGACGGAGACAAAACGTATGATTGAGAAAGTGATCGCGGGTGCACTTGCAACAACATTGATGGTAGCGGGACCGGCACTGGCAGCCTATCCGGACAAACCAGTAAGAATTATTGTGCCCTTCGTGCCGGGCGGCTCTTCGGATATCACCGCACGCGCCATCGCACCGGGAATGGAAAAAGTGCTGGGCCAGACAGTCATCGTCGAAAACAAGCCGGGTGCCAACGGTGCCATTGCCGCACAGGAATTGAAAAACGCCAAGCCCGATGGCTACACCTTGATGGTTGGCTCTATCGGCACCTTTGCCATTAACGAAGGGCTTTATAAAAAACTGGCTTACAAGCCCAGTGAAGACTTCGATTACGTGAGTCAACTGGTGCGCAATCCGAATGTGCTGGTGGTATCCTCGAAAATTCCGGTAAAAACCGTGGCCGAACTGATCGAGTATGCGGGCAAACATCCTGACCAAATTTCCTATGCCTCTTCCGGCACGGGTTCGTCTGACCATTTGTCAGCGGTGATGTTCCGACAGCGCAGCAACACCACGGGCATCGATGTCCCTTACAAAGGCGGTGCAGCAGCAATTGCCGACTTGCTGGGTGCGCAGGTCGATGTGTCATTCCAGAACCTGGGGGCTGTACTGACACACGTGCAAAGCGGCAAACTCAAGGCGCTAGCAATTACCGGTGCGCAGCGCTCTCCGGAGCT
Above is a window of Advenella kashmirensis WT001 DNA encoding:
- a CDS encoding dihydrodipicolinate synthase family protein; protein product: MKISPVSSQDLQRSVIAVPPLARDTEYRLNKSANRALLSHLYEGGVRTVMYGGNANFYHLGVNDYADTVAQLAELAQSDMWVLPSVGPDFGKMRDQTAILRGFDFPTAMLLPMTFPYTQQGLADGIRYFSDAFGDKIVVYIKSDNYLPAETMASLVEEGRIVSFKYAVVRRDPTDDPYLRSILSCVSPELIVSGIGETPAIDHMAHFGLKTFTSGSVCLAPAGSMGLLRAMQANDTATARTLRAPYMAFEALRDGINPIRVLHDGVTLAGIADMGPILPMFSGLTENEVQQVGPVARQLATWGRSLLVENTQESCA
- a CDS encoding Bug family tripartite tricarboxylate transporter substrate binding protein, encoding MIEKVIAGALATTLMVAGPALAAYPDKPVRIIVPFVPGGSSDITARAIAPGMEKVLGQTVIVENKPGANGAIAAQELKNAKPDGYTLMVGSIGTFAINEGLYKKLAYKPSEDFDYVSQLVRNPNVLVVSSKIPVKTVAELIEYAGKHPDQISYASSGTGSSDHLSAVMFRQRSNTTGIDVPYKGGAAAIADLLGAQVDVSFQNLGAVLTHVQSGKLKALAITGAQRSPELPDTPTMAESGIKNMVVYSWQGVAAPTGTPKDVIDKLHQAVSESLKQPRTQETMKKLGFTVVGNNPDEFTQFQKEEVSKWKEVIKSAGLSQ